In Kaistella faecalis, a genomic segment contains:
- a CDS encoding MlaD family protein → MEKSASQKLRLGIFVFIGFLIFTVTVYYIGSKQQLFGKTEILKANFNNVNGLQPGNSVRFSGINAGSVKKIEIISDTLISVEMNIDSEVFRFIKKDAQASIGSDGLVGNMVVNILPGTGKMPSVKDGDLIQSEKKASAEDLLKTLSKTNENAQAITRNFLEISEKINAGNGTLGMLLNDQNAGNDLKNSLGDLRASIAYLKYSSKGTTYTINQLNQIISGLDRKENMIGILKDSAVANKIKKVIVNLDHSSVNINRTVDNLNATINNAKNGKGAINYLSNDTVLVNNIDSTMNNINKASYNLNQNLEALKHNIFFRGYFKKLENQKKLQTEQK, encoded by the coding sequence ATGGAAAAATCAGCATCACAAAAATTAAGACTCGGCATATTTGTCTTTATAGGCTTTCTTATTTTCACGGTTACCGTTTACTATATCGGAAGCAAGCAGCAGCTTTTTGGCAAAACAGAAATATTGAAAGCCAATTTCAACAATGTAAACGGTCTGCAACCTGGGAATTCAGTGCGGTTTTCAGGGATTAATGCAGGTTCCGTGAAAAAAATTGAAATCATCAGTGATACATTGATCAGCGTGGAAATGAACATTGACTCGGAAGTGTTCAGATTCATTAAAAAAGATGCACAGGCAAGTATCGGCAGCGATGGATTGGTTGGTAATATGGTTGTGAATATTCTTCCCGGAACCGGAAAAATGCCGTCAGTAAAAGATGGTGATTTAATCCAAAGTGAGAAAAAGGCAAGTGCTGAAGATTTATTGAAGACACTGAGTAAAACCAACGAAAATGCCCAGGCGATTACCAGAAACTTTCTTGAAATATCAGAAAAAATTAATGCAGGGAATGGAACTTTGGGAATGCTCCTGAACGACCAAAACGCCGGAAATGATTTAAAAAACAGCCTTGGTGACCTGCGTGCGAGCATCGCCTATCTAAAATATTCAAGCAAAGGAACTACCTACACGATTAATCAACTCAACCAAATTATTTCCGGACTCGACAGAAAAGAAAATATGATAGGAATTCTGAAAGACAGCGCTGTTGCAAACAAAATAAAAAAAGTAATTGTAAATCTTGATCATTCATCGGTAAACATCAACCGGACCGTTGATAACCTGAACGCTACAATCAATAATGCAAAAAATGGCAAAGGAGCCATCAATTATCTATCAAATGATACAGTTTTGGTGAATAATATAGATTCTACCATGAACAACATCAATAAAGCAAGCTACAACCTTAATCAGAATCTGGAAGCTCTGAAGCATAATATCTTTTTCAGAGGTTATTTTAAAAAACTGGAAAATCAGAAAAAGCTTCAGACAGAACAGAAATAA
- a CDS encoding ABC1 kinase family protein: MATLPEKFSNYTKFISFILKYWNSDVFKAAAGNALNNENIHDSEHDYDNPQELAEDLKNMGPTYVKLGQLLSTRPDLIPESYLKALESLQDNVDVIPYSEVQKIVEKEIGQRISKAFDSFDTEPLASASIGQVHLAVLRSGKKVAVKIQRPGVRTNFIEDLDTLKELTDAAVKHSKTAKKYAVNDILDELRYILLQELDYVKEAENLVALGKNMVKYTRIVVPQPIEGYSTSKILTMDYIDGQKITTISSVSRIETNYKPLVDELVAAYLRQIIIDGFAHADPHPGNVHLTKDHKIALMDLGMVAKFGPDLRENILKLLIAISKFNGEETANVLLKMSEYDKNADLADFRKQINRLVLDSQHKTAKDMQTGRLLIQMNKIAAEKAIKLPVELNILGKILMNMDQIVAVLTPDYDLQRAIERNVEKMMQKKMLEELKPKNFFSEALEAKKLTEKLPERLNIITERLANNEFEIKIDAIDEQRLTDGFQKVANRISIGLIIAALIIGAALLMRIPSTFVIWGYPALAMILFCAAAVIGLWLVLKMMLKDEDLKLRK, translated from the coding sequence ATGGCGACACTCCCTGAAAAATTCAGTAATTACACAAAATTTATTTCTTTCATATTAAAATACTGGAACAGCGATGTTTTTAAAGCGGCAGCAGGCAATGCATTGAACAATGAAAATATCCATGATTCCGAACACGATTACGATAATCCACAGGAACTCGCGGAAGATCTTAAAAACATGGGTCCAACCTATGTAAAACTGGGCCAGCTACTCTCTACGAGGCCGGACCTGATTCCGGAATCTTATTTAAAAGCGCTGGAATCACTGCAGGATAATGTAGACGTAATTCCATATTCCGAAGTTCAAAAAATAGTGGAAAAAGAAATTGGCCAAAGAATTTCCAAAGCATTCGACAGTTTCGACACAGAACCGCTTGCCAGCGCGTCTATCGGGCAGGTTCATCTAGCTGTATTGCGCTCCGGAAAAAAAGTAGCGGTGAAGATTCAGCGGCCGGGCGTACGCACTAATTTTATTGAGGATCTCGACACCCTTAAAGAACTGACTGATGCTGCCGTAAAACACAGTAAAACAGCAAAAAAATATGCAGTAAACGATATTTTAGATGAACTTAGATACATCCTCCTGCAGGAACTGGATTATGTAAAAGAGGCTGAAAATTTGGTCGCCCTTGGTAAGAATATGGTGAAATATACTCGTATTGTAGTTCCACAACCGATAGAAGGATATTCTACCTCGAAAATCCTGACGATGGATTATATCGACGGACAGAAAATTACAACAATTTCTTCCGTTTCGAGGATCGAAACCAATTACAAACCCTTGGTTGATGAACTGGTTGCCGCATATCTCAGACAGATTATTATTGATGGATTTGCCCATGCAGACCCACATCCGGGGAATGTTCACCTTACTAAAGATCACAAAATTGCGCTCATGGATTTGGGAATGGTCGCGAAATTCGGTCCGGATCTGCGTGAAAATATTCTGAAATTATTAATCGCCATCAGCAAATTCAATGGGGAAGAAACAGCGAATGTTCTTCTCAAAATGAGCGAATACGACAAAAATGCGGATTTGGCTGATTTCAGAAAACAAATCAACCGCCTTGTACTGGATTCTCAGCATAAAACCGCGAAAGATATGCAGACAGGAAGGTTGCTCATCCAGATGAATAAAATCGCAGCGGAAAAAGCAATTAAACTTCCTGTGGAACTTAATATTCTGGGCAAGATTCTGATGAATATGGATCAGATTGTCGCTGTTCTTACGCCTGATTACGATTTGCAGCGCGCGATTGAAAGGAATGTGGAGAAAATGATGCAGAAAAAAATGCTGGAAGAGTTAAAGCCAAAAAATTTCTTTTCAGAAGCACTTGAAGCTAAAAAACTGACAGAAAAACTTCCAGAAAGACTTAATATTATTACAGAAAGACTTGCGAATAACGAATTTGAAATCAAAATCGATGCGATCGATGAACAGCGGCTTACCGACGGTTTTCAGAAAGTAGCCAACAGGATTTCAATAGGACTTATTATTGCGGCGCTTATCATCGGAGCGGCATTGCTGATGAGAATTCCCTCAACTTTTGTAATTTGGGGTTACCCAGCGTTGGCAATGATTCTGTTCTGCGCTGCTGCGGTTATCGGACTTTGGCTGGTGCTGAAAATGATGTTGAAAGACGAAGATTTAAAACTCAGAAAATAG
- a CDS encoding alpha/beta hydrolase, with protein MKLYVISGLGADFKVLEKLKFPQNLQVVFIDWLLPERGETFHHYVERMAEKIDDSEPFYLLGYSFGGIMVQEIDKIKPAEKIVILGSIKSDREKSRFIKVGEITRIPKYLPENIFTEKSALAYSFIRKFFDPKNPKLMDYFTVRDPYYLKWSIEKIAEWKFKENPKVIQILADKDIVFPIKYSKPNYIIENGTHLFPATKPREVSELLSKIFV; from the coding sequence ATGAAACTTTATGTGATCAGCGGTCTGGGTGCAGATTTTAAAGTGCTTGAAAAACTGAAATTCCCCCAAAATCTTCAAGTTGTGTTTATCGATTGGCTGCTGCCGGAAAGAGGCGAAACTTTTCACCATTATGTAGAAAGAATGGCTGAAAAAATTGATGATTCAGAACCTTTTTATTTACTCGGCTATTCTTTTGGTGGAATTATGGTGCAGGAAATCGATAAAATTAAACCTGCTGAAAAGATCGTCATTTTAGGAAGTATAAAATCCGACCGCGAGAAATCACGCTTCATTAAAGTAGGCGAAATCACTAGAATTCCGAAATACCTGCCTGAAAATATCTTCACCGAGAAGTCGGCATTGGCATATTCTTTTATCAGAAAGTTTTTTGATCCTAAAAATCCGAAACTGATGGATTATTTCACGGTACGCGATCCGTATTACCTGAAATGGAGCATCGAGAAAATCGCTGAGTGGAAGTTTAAAGAAAACCCGAAAGTCATCCAGATCCTGGCAGATAAAGACATTGTTTTCCCTATCAAATATTCAAAACCTAATTATATCATTGAAAACGGAACACACTTGTTTCCCGCAACAAAACCCCGCGAAGTTTCTGAACTTTTGAGCAAGATTTTTGTCTGA
- a CDS encoding YceI family protein translates to MKKLALFAVLAGGLAFGQSKKVVASDVHWWGYKIAKTQASSHDGTVDVKSGNLMMKGNNVVGGTFVLDMTTINATDLSGESQTKLNNHLKNGDFFEVDKFPTATYTITSLKKNNDKIFNYIVNGNLTVKGKTNAVSFPAKILHSKGVVSLVSDKFSFDRQKFDVAYKAAMKDVLVKDDIDMLVKVTAK, encoded by the coding sequence ATGAAGAAATTAGCATTATTTGCAGTTTTAGCCGGAGGTTTAGCTTTCGGGCAGTCGAAAAAAGTGGTAGCATCAGATGTTCACTGGTGGGGTTACAAAATAGCAAAAACTCAGGCATCATCTCATGATGGAACCGTAGATGTAAAATCCGGAAATCTGATGATGAAAGGAAACAATGTGGTAGGCGGAACTTTTGTTTTGGATATGACTACGATTAACGCCACTGATCTATCCGGAGAATCACAGACGAAATTAAACAATCACCTGAAAAACGGAGATTTCTTCGAAGTTGATAAATTTCCTACAGCTACCTATACCATCACTTCTCTAAAGAAAAACAACGACAAAATATTTAATTATATCGTAAACGGAAATCTTACCGTAAAAGGAAAGACGAATGCAGTTTCCTTCCCGGCCAAAATTTTGCACAGTAAAGGGGTTGTAAGCTTGGTATCGGACAAGTTTTCTTTCGACAGACAGAAATTTGATGTTGCGTACAAAGCAGCAATGAAAGACGTTCTGGTAAAAGATGATATCGATATGCTTGTAAAAGTAACAGCAAAATAA
- a CDS encoding glucokinase, with amino-acid sequence MDSKNKFKLYLPALHADGNGGISLIAADIRREMTYFALYNTEHNKVNIQKEATYTTKDFASFSDMANRFIADHSLSSIAKIAVAVPGPVIAGKSEPQRLPWKLDAEEIKRQTNVNKVYLINDLEASAYGLGNDDESCFLTIHNSDDFVPGNVAVLAPGAGLGEAGLFWDGECLRPFATEGGHCEFSPRTSDEVEFYQFLQKIYGIVTWESVLSTSGLFNIYRFLRDVKQQKQPEWLTKEIEAGNFTEAIINGALEKRDRICNMTIDTFIIFLAREANSLVLKLKATGGLFLTGDIPVMLQKFLNNDKFYKNFIVSDKMEVVLKDIPIYLVKDQKTIINGAALYAAFYEE; translated from the coding sequence ATGGACTCTAAAAATAAATTCAAATTATATTTGCCCGCTTTGCATGCTGACGGAAACGGAGGTATTTCCTTAATTGCAGCTGATATCCGCCGGGAAATGACGTATTTTGCCTTATACAATACTGAGCATAATAAGGTCAATATCCAGAAAGAAGCAACTTATACAACCAAAGATTTTGCCTCTTTTTCCGACATGGCAAACCGATTCATTGCGGATCATTCTCTTTCCAGTATAGCAAAAATCGCTGTAGCTGTTCCGGGACCTGTGATCGCAGGGAAAAGTGAGCCGCAAAGGCTTCCCTGGAAACTGGATGCTGAGGAAATTAAAAGACAAACTAATGTCAATAAAGTTTATCTCATCAATGATTTAGAAGCATCTGCTTATGGCTTGGGAAATGATGATGAAAGCTGTTTCCTTACCATTCATAACTCAGATGATTTCGTTCCAGGGAATGTTGCCGTTTTGGCACCTGGGGCAGGCTTAGGAGAGGCAGGATTGTTTTGGGATGGGGAGTGTCTCAGACCATTCGCAACCGAAGGTGGGCATTGCGAATTCTCGCCGCGTACAAGTGATGAAGTAGAATTTTACCAGTTTCTGCAAAAAATTTATGGAATCGTAACGTGGGAGTCAGTACTTTCAACCTCAGGACTGTTCAATATCTACAGATTTTTAAGAGATGTAAAACAGCAGAAACAGCCGGAATGGCTTACTAAAGAAATCGAAGCCGGTAACTTTACCGAAGCCATCATCAACGGAGCCCTTGAAAAGCGCGACAGAATCTGCAACATGACCATTGATACCTTTATCATTTTTCTTGCACGCGAGGCAAACAGTTTGGTTCTGAAACTGAAAGCTACGGGTGGATTATTCTTAACGGGAGATATTCCGGTGATGCTTCAGAAATTCCTTAATAACGATAAATTTTACAAGAACTTTATCGTAAGTGATAAAATGGAAGTTGTACTAAAAGATATCCCGATCTACCTCGTAAAAGATCAGAAAACTATTATTAATGGTGCTGCACTTTACGCCGCATTTTACGAAGAATAA
- a CDS encoding MlaE family ABC transporter permease, which translates to MLLFNHILKPLKSFLVEIGELSYFAGRFFREVLKKPYEFPEFLKQCFYIGNRSLFLVTVTGLIIGLVFTLQTRPTLAEFGAVSMIPAMVSISIIREIGPIITGLICAGKIGSGIGAEIGSMRVTEQIDAMEVSGTNPFKYLVVTRILATTMMLPILVIYSDFIAILGSYLVENTKGEVSFTLYFNQVFNHLEFTDLIPATLKSFFFGFAIGLVGCFKGYFCQKGTEGVGIAANSAVVYSSMFLFLIDFIAVLITNIFIT; encoded by the coding sequence ATGCTTCTTTTCAATCACATACTAAAACCTTTAAAATCATTTCTTGTAGAAATAGGTGAACTGAGTTATTTTGCAGGTCGGTTTTTCAGGGAAGTATTAAAGAAACCGTACGAATTTCCGGAATTTCTGAAACAGTGTTTTTATATCGGGAACCGTTCGCTGTTTCTGGTAACGGTAACAGGACTCATTATCGGTTTGGTCTTCACACTTCAGACTCGGCCAACTCTGGCGGAATTCGGTGCTGTATCAATGATTCCGGCGATGGTGAGTATTTCAATTATCCGCGAAATCGGCCCAATTATTACCGGACTGATCTGTGCAGGGAAAATCGGATCAGGTATAGGCGCCGAAATTGGGTCCATGCGGGTTACAGAGCAGATTGATGCCATGGAAGTTTCCGGCACAAATCCTTTTAAATATCTTGTAGTCACGCGAATTCTGGCGACCACTATGATGCTTCCGATTCTTGTCATTTACAGCGATTTTATTGCCATTCTGGGATCTTATTTGGTTGAAAACACCAAAGGAGAGGTATCCTTTACCCTATATTTCAATCAGGTTTTTAATCACCTGGAATTCACCGACTTGATTCCCGCCACCCTCAAAAGTTTCTTCTTCGGTTTTGCAATAGGTCTTGTGGGATGTTTTAAAGGTTATTTCTGTCAGAAAGGAACCGAAGGTGTGGGAATCGCAGCCAATTCGGCCGTTGTTTATTCTTCAATGTTTCTTTTCCTTATCGACTTTATTGCGGTGCTGATCACCAATATTTTTATAACATAA
- a CDS encoding ABC transporter ATP-binding protein, protein MRTEGPIKVLINIQNLKKRFGDNLVLDDFNLTLNEGENLVIMGKSGSGKSVMIKCLIGLEIPDSGSIEIMGQEINRLSREDFDELRTEIGFLFQGSALYDSMSVRENLEFPLRRHTKKFGKLTDATPLVMHALENVGLADAVDLMPNELSGGMKRRIALARTLILQPKIIIYDEPTTGLDPITAKEIIILMKSIQEKYNTSSIIITHDVDCARVISNRMILLIDGKNYAEGTFHELSASHDPKVKAFFK, encoded by the coding sequence ATGAGAACTGAAGGGCCAATAAAAGTATTAATTAACATCCAGAATCTTAAAAAAAGATTTGGTGACAATCTCGTGCTCGATGATTTTAATCTCACACTGAATGAAGGTGAAAACCTCGTGATTATGGGAAAATCCGGGTCCGGAAAATCGGTAATGATTAAATGCCTGATCGGTCTGGAAATTCCAGACAGTGGATCAATTGAAATTATGGGTCAGGAGATCAACCGCTTGAGCCGCGAAGATTTTGACGAACTTCGTACTGAAATCGGCTTTTTGTTTCAGGGAAGCGCTTTATATGATTCCATGTCAGTAAGAGAAAATCTGGAATTCCCCTTGCGCAGGCACACTAAGAAGTTCGGTAAATTGACTGATGCTACTCCACTCGTGATGCACGCATTGGAAAATGTAGGCCTTGCGGATGCCGTAGATTTAATGCCGAATGAACTTTCCGGCGGAATGAAACGCAGGATTGCTTTGGCCAGAACATTAATTCTTCAGCCCAAAATTATTATTTATGATGAACCGACAACGGGTTTGGATCCGATTACCGCGAAAGAAATCATTATCCTGATGAAATCCATTCAGGAAAAATATAACACTTCATCGATCATTATCACGCATGATGTAGATTGTGCAAGGGTAATTTCGAACAGGATGATTTTATTGATCGATGGAAAAAATTACGCTGAAGGAACTTTTCACGAACTTTCTGCCTCGCATGATCCGAAGGTAAAGGCGTTTTTTAAATAA